A region of Chiloscyllium plagiosum isolate BGI_BamShark_2017 chromosome 37, ASM401019v2, whole genome shotgun sequence DNA encodes the following proteins:
- the LOC122541454 gene encoding nuclear factor 7, brain-like gives MDSRQQGESWTEEIICPICLDFFTDPVILDCGHNFCRSCITQSWEKQEINSCPECRQGFPERNLRGNRALANLTEKARKLSLNPQEKESKHLCEEHQEELKLFCETDKKLVCVICRDSREHKSHNFIPIKEAVGIYKDQVKSSMDSLTGKKSAALEMEQQQKQKISQIQEESRNLQTHITSEFSQMHQMLTEKEQSLLRDLREQEENILKPMEQHLQEIQKNLKSIQQKLSKLEKQWEQTGGVIFLKEEVSRKRRVSDEIGNDLSTEKSNILLPFPVWTEIVEAIKPNKGQIITLC, from the exons ATGGATTCCAGACAGCAGGGAGAGAGTTGGACCGAGGAGATAATctgtcccatttgtctggatttctTCACCGATCCGGTTATACTCGATTGTGGACACAACTTCTGCCGCTCCTGTATCACCCAGAGttgggaaaagcaggagataAACTCCTGCCCAGAATGTAGACAGGGGTTTCCGGAAAGAAACCTCAGAGGCAACCGGGCCTTAGCGAATCTGACCGAGAAAGCTCGGAAATTAAGTTTGAATCCGCAAGAGAAGGAAAGTAAACATCTCTGTGAGGAACATCAGGAAGAACTGAAGCTGTTTTGTGAAACTGACAAGAAATTGGTCTGTGTGATTTGTCGAGATTCCCGGGAACACAAATCTCACAACTTCATCCCGATTAAAGAAGCTGTTGGAATCTACAAG GATCAGGTCAAATCTTCCATGGATTCTCTCACAGGGAAGAAATCAGCGGCTCTAGAAATggagcagcagcagaaacagaagatTTCCCAAATTCAG GAGGAATCCAGAAATCTTCAGACACACATCACATCCGAATTTTCTCAAATGCACCAGATGCTGACTGAGAAAGAGCAGAGTTTACTCCGAGATCTCAGGGAACAAGAGGAAAACATTCTCAAACCAATGGAGCAACATCTTCAAGAAATTCAAAAGAATTTAAAGTCTATTCAGCAGAAACTCTCAAAGTTGGAAAAACAGTGGGAACAAACAGGCGGAGTGATATTTCTGAAG GAGGAAGTATCTCGGAAGAGGAG GGTTAGCGATGAGATTGGTAATGACCTGTCAACTGAAAAATCCAACATCCTTTTACCATTTCCAGTGTGGACAGAAATAGTGGAGGCCATAAAACCGAATAAAGGTCAGATAATCACTTTGTGCTGA